Within Streptomyces albofaciens JCM 4342, the genomic segment GCAACATCGGCTACCAGGCGCCGGGACGGATCCCGGTGCGCGGCAAGGGCTACGACGGCACGCTGCCCGCCCCCGGCTGGGACCCGAAGGCCCGCTGGACCGGTGACGTGCCCCAGTCGGCGCTGCCCAACGAGTACAACCCGGCGCGCGGCTACATCGTCACCGCCAACCAGGCCGTCATCGACCCGGACAAGTACCCGTACCTGCTGACCAAGGACTGGGGCTACGGCGCCCGCAGCCAGCGGATCAACGACCTCATCCAGTCGAAGATCAAGGACGGCGGCAAGGTCTCCACCGACGACATGCAGACCATGCAGATGGACAACAGCAGCGAGATCGCCAAGCTGCTGACGCCCTATCTGCTGAAGATCGACGTCAAGGACGCATACGTCCGCGAGGCCCAGAAGCTGCTGGAGGGCTGGGACTACACCCAGGAGCCCGACTCGGCCGCCGCCGCGTACTTCAACGCGGTCTGGCGCAACACCCTCAAGCTGGCCTTCGGCAACAAGATGCCCAAGGAGCTGCGGGTCCAGGGCCAGTGCCTCAACGTCCGCGCGGCCAACGACACCGGCCCGGTCGACGACCAGGACAAGCTGGTGCGCGAGTGCGGCGAGCGGGCTCCCGACCAGGCGCAGCCGGACGGCGGCGACCGCTGGTTCGAGGTCGTGCGGTCCATCCTCGACGACCCGAAGAACGACTGGTGGAAGACCGAGTCCCGGCCCGGCCGCGTGCTCGACGCCAACCGCGACCAGCTCCTCGCGCACGCCATGAAGGACGCGCGCTACGAGCTGACCAGCAAGCTCGGCAAGAACATCGACAACTGGAGCTGGGGCCGCCTGCACCAGATGACCCTGAAGAACCAGACCCTGGGCACCAGCGGCCCGGGCCTGATCCAGGGGCTGTTCAACCGCGGCCCCTGGAACCTGGGCGGCGGCGAGGCGGCCGTGGACGCCACCGGCTGGAACGCGGCCGGCGGCTACGGGGTCACCTGGGTCCCGTCGATGCGCATGGTCGTGAACCTGGCCGACTTGGACAAGTCGCGCTGGATCAACCTGACCGGCGCCTCCGGCCACGCGTACAGCGCCCACTACTACGACCAGACGGACAAGTGGGCCAAGGGCGAACTGCTGCCGTGGGCCTTCTCCCAGAAGGCGGTGAAGGCGGCGACCGAGGACACGCTGACGCTGTCGCCGTGACGGGGTGCTGACCTCATAGGCCGGGCGGGCCCGAAGATCTTCGGGCCCGCCCGGTGGCGTTCACGGGGGCAGATACGCGCCGGGCACATACGTTCCCGTACCGCTCGAAGCGCCGTAGCACCCCGCACCGCGGCGTCCCCTGAACCGCCGTAACGCCCGAACCGCCCCTACCTGGCGAACCGGTGCACACCCCCCGGCGTCACCGCCACGTCCACCGGCCGGTCGTGCACCTCGGCCGGCACCTCCGGCAGCACCTCCGCGTCGTACAGCAGCACCACCCGCGTGGGCCACGCATCCGCCGCCTCCAGACGCTCCAGAACCCGGTCGTACGAACCGCCGCCACGGCCCAGCCGCAGCCCGCGCCGGTCCACCGCCAGTCCCGGCAGCAGCACCGCGTCGGCTTCGGTGACACCCTGCGGGCCCAGCCGGGGCCCGGCCGGCTCCAGCAGCCCGCGTCCGGCGCGTACGAGGCCGTCGGCGTCCTCGTACGGGGCCCAGTCCAGGTCGTTGTCCGGCATCAGTACGGGCAGCAGCACCCGCGTCCCGGCGGCGCGCAGCCGGTCCAACAGCGCGCGCGTGGACGGCTCGCGCCCCACCGACACGTACGCGGCGACCGTGCGCGCCCGCGCCAGCTCCGGGAGCGCCAGCGCGCGACGCGCCAGGACCGCTTCCGTCGCCCGGACTTCATCCGGCGGCAACTGCGCCCTCACGTCCAGGAGGGCGCGCCGCAACCCGTACTTCGTACCGTCGTAACCGCTCATGATGCGCCGCCGCTCCCGCTCCTGTGACCCGTTCCCGGGACCCCGACTTCCGGCGCAAAGTGCCGGTTATCGTGATCCGCATGACTCCATCGCGTACTCGGATCACCAAGGCTGTCATTCCGGCAGCCGGTCTCGGGACCCGCTTCCTCCCGGCGACCAAGGCCACGCCCAAGGAGATGCTGCCGGTCGTCGACAAACCCGCCATCCAGTACGTCGTGGAAGAGGCCGCCACCGCCGGGCTCAGCGATGTCCTGATGGTCACCGGACGCAACAAGCGCCCCCTTGAAGACCACTTCGACCGCAACTACGAGCTCGAAGAGGCGCTGGACCGCAAGGGCGACGAGTCCCGGCTCGCCCGCGTCCAGGAGTCCAGCGACCTGGCGACCATGCACTACGTGCGCCAGGGCGACCCCAAGGGCCTGGGCCACGCCGTGCTGTGCGCCGCCCCGCACGTCGGCGACCAGCCCTTCGCGGTACTGCTCGGCGACGACCTGATCGACCCGCGCGACCCGCTGCTCCAGCGCATGATCGAGGTGCGGGAGCGGCACGGCGG encodes:
- a CDS encoding 5-formyltetrahydrofolate cyclo-ligase, coding for MSGYDGTKYGLRRALLDVRAQLPPDEVRATEAVLARRALALPELARARTVAAYVSVGREPSTRALLDRLRAAGTRVLLPVLMPDNDLDWAPYEDADGLVRAGRGLLEPAGPRLGPQGVTEADAVLLPGLAVDRRGLRLGRGGGSYDRVLERLEAADAWPTRVVLLYDAEVLPEVPAEVHDRPVDVAVTPGGVHRFAR
- the galU gene encoding UTP--glucose-1-phosphate uridylyltransferase GalU, which encodes MTPSRTRITKAVIPAAGLGTRFLPATKATPKEMLPVVDKPAIQYVVEEAATAGLSDVLMVTGRNKRPLEDHFDRNYELEEALDRKGDESRLARVQESSDLATMHYVRQGDPKGLGHAVLCAAPHVGDQPFAVLLGDDLIDPRDPLLQRMIEVRERHGGSVIALMEVDPAQIHLYGCAAAAPDGDDVVLVSDLIEKPDPAEAPSNLAIIGRYVLDPAVFEVLRTTKPGRGGEIQLTDALQALAADPELGGPVHGVVFKGRRYDTGDRGDYLRAIVRLACEREDLGPEFRDWLRSFVSEEM